Within Haematobia irritans isolate KBUSLIRL chromosome 2, ASM5000362v1, whole genome shotgun sequence, the genomic segment tatatgaaaaaaaaacgggTTGGATGTGAACTTTTTTTTAggtattaagaaaaaattttcttaatttctaaAACAGGATTTcaggaaaaattaaatatttcacaCATCTTTTTCCACTCTCTTATAGGAGACCATAAGGTGACCATGGGGAAATGAATACGTGGGTGGGACATTAAGATAGTCTggaattcagttaaaatttttattgaagaacACTCACTAACAgatttttttcgtgattcaAACTCAGGGAATACATTTTTTCTACTCCCTCACTAACGTACTAATGAATGAATGCACCCTTGGCGTACATCAAATTGAACTTTTGATCGAAACGGGTCCAAGCCTCAATGGTGGTTGTATTGGACACGTGGGTAGTTCATCAAGATAGTGTGGAATTcaatcaaattcaaaaaaattcactCAAGCCTAGagatgtgcgcgtgacacgaaattctcatGACACACGTGaaacacgtgagtcgtgaacaaaatccaaagtaactctcgtgaatgtgcgtgaatgggactaaaataaatatgttgtgcatgagcgtgcgtgagaaataaaatcggttcttgaatgtgcgtgaataaaatttctgcaaaatcacgctcacaaaaaaatcaagatttaattcatactgaaattaatttatctctcgaactatattctatcttTGAATCACCTTGTCATCTTTggtgatttccgtttggaaaatgtcgtgagtctcgtgaatttgtcgtgaattgttGTGAATCGTACGTTAGCGggtgtctttaaaagtagttcgtgcgtgagtactggttttcatttcatgaatgtgcgtgagtgggattggctaccacacgtgtcgtgcgtgaataaatattttgctgcgtgaatgtgcgtgagtttgagtgaaatttcagtcacgcgcacacctctactcaaaCCCACTCATTAGCAGATTGTTTCCTTTACTCATGCTCATTTGACTCATGCATTCTCACGCTATTGACTTTATCTGAATAGGAGAGGTTATTCCCTTCTTGATCAATTTCTAATTtgcaatattgaaaaaaaaaataattttccgtTTGCTTTTACGATCAATTTTATGTCGCTCCGTTAGgatttaactgtcagttaacacacaaaaaatattttttatgattcaatcacgaaattaattgatccaattatttgtttaattgaaatgtcttgggCATAACAAAATATTGGATTAAAACTTAgttgatttaatttgaaaatttcaattaattttttaattgattcaattaaaaatttaatcgatgtGAATTGCaagaatcaaataattttttaattgatgcaattaaaaaatttcaatttcattgatGTTCATTGGAAAACTTAATCAGtttgattcaattatttcaaataactaTTTAATTAAACTTCAATCCAATTTCCAATTAACTTTTATAGTAAATCACTTAAACAATTATTGAGTTTTACAATTGACaccgattaaattttttaattaaatttttatttggaacaattaattgtttaataaaaacctCGAACATTTTCACTCATTTTCTTAACTaactttgtgttcttagtttgattacaaaatgattgtatcaataatttttttaattaaaggcgTAACTATTTGCAATCACTTTCTTAATTGACggtgtttttatttggattaaaaaattaatttttcaattaatttttttattaaaaaaatgcaattaattATTAGTCTTCAATTAGTctgccgagtttgattaaaaattaattgtatcaattcaaatttaaattttttttattttaattgataaagttttctgtttcacctaactttttaattggaaatattttggaaatatttttttttttgtgaacaaaAAGTAAATTGCAGATATCTTCTGTCCtattaactgaaaaattgtcggcagttaagttcctaactgtcaTATGAgaacacagaaacaaatttcacgaacatttttgcaattaaaatcttaattgagtttaaacaagtatatacggccgtaagttcggccaggccgaagcttatgtaccctccaccattgattgcgtagtaacttctactgaagactgtcatccacaatcgaattacttgggttgcggtaacacttgccgatggcaaggtatcataaaacttcctaatatcgtcttctaaattacaaggtagtccatacgtagtatatattaaactaaaaaaaggccgactaaatacgtatataattaagtttaaagtttctatagaaataaaattttgacaacattttctatagaagtaaaatttgaaaaaaattttctatagaaataaaatttggaaaaaaaattctatagaaataaaattttgacaaaattttctgtacaaataaaattttgaaaaaattttctatagaaataaaatttttacaaaattttctatagaaataaaaatttgacaaaattttctatagaaataacattttgacaatgttttctataaaaataaaattttggtagattatttttggttcgagtggcaaccatgaatatgaaccgatatcaaccaatttttgtgtaattggggatgggctatatataactatagaccgatatggaccaattttggcatggatattagcggccttatactaacaccacgtttcaaatttcaaccggatgggatgaattttggtcctccaagaggctccggagatcaaatctggggaacggtttatatgggggctatatataattatggaccgatatggaccaattcttgcatgtttgttagagacgacattctaacacgatgttccaaatttcaaccggatcggatgaattttgctcctccaagaggctccggagggcaaatctgggaatcgatttatatgggggctatatataattatggaccgatatggaccaatttttgcatggtcattagagaacatataccaataccatgtaccaaatttcagccggatcggatgaaatttgtttctcttagaggctccccaagccaaatcgggggatcggtttatatgggggctatacgtaaaagtggaccgatatggaccaatttttgcatggatgttagagaccatatactaacaccatgtaccaaatttcagccggatgggatgaaatttgcttctcttagaggcctcgcaagccaaatcgggggatcggtttatatgggggctatatataattatggaccgatgtggaccaattttttcatggtaattagagaccatatactaacatcatgtaccaaatttctaccggatcggatgaaatttgcttctcttagagcgatcgcaaaccaaatttggtggtccttttatatgggggctatacgtaaaagtggaccgatatgtcgcatttgcaataccatccgacctacatcaatagcaactacttgtgccaagtcgatagcttgtttcgttcggaagttagcgtgatttcaacagacggacggacggacggtcggacggtcggacatgctcaaatcgactcagaatttcaccacgacccatcctatgtatactttatggggccttagagcaatatttcgatgtgttacaaacggaatgacaaagttaatatacccccatcctatggtggagggtatacaaatatacaatttgttttgagtagtatttaaaatgttgtttcaGATAATTGTATAAGGCCATTGTTAGGCTTAGTtccatatgaaaataaataaataaataaaattaaattaattaaaaatttaaatcaattaaaacaaacaattttttaaaaaaccctaatggaatctaatttgtcgaaatatttctttatttacaaaatatgaagtgtttttcaaattttgtttcgccggagtcggattcgagcaaaatttttacgactccggctccgactccagcaaaatcttcagactccgactccgactccacagccctggtatcaataaattttttaattgcataaattaatattttaattgactatcaattaatattttaattgacaatcaattaattttttaattgatactatcatttctgtgattgaagacaattaattggatcaattaatttcgtgattgaatcaacaaaacaaaaattgtgtctaTATACCAAAGATGACAAATATTTCTCTCGaatggtttaaaagttggttagctaAGCTTGCACTAACGAAGGTGTTGGAAAATAATTCTTCCAAATTGTcagcttaaaatatttaaagcttaaaaattcaaatttttaaaataatatttttttaaacaaaattttcacttccacccttgaattttatataatttttgatatGATTATATTTCTGTTCTtagcttttataattttttctttattattcttAACTTCTTCTGGGTTTGAAAATGGGTGTGTGTGTCTGTTTTCTTAGGTTCAGGTAAAAActataatttcaaattataagggtataattttacattttaacaatttcgatatacaaacaaaattaacaACAATGCCAAGTGTTGCAAGCGTTTTCCTAAAGCAATAGCAGCAGTGACATTCATTGATCCACTCGATAATTCCTCACCTTGGCCGGGTAAGCCATAGACTTCATTTTGACCAGCCGTTTTATCtacaattgatttttgttgagataaaacaatttcattaagatTGTTATTCATATGCACTATGTTTACGAATAAAAACGCAGGATTATatagataatgatgatgatgatgataatgaatATGACGattatggtgatgatgatggtatTGATGATGACCATAATATGgggaataaattaataataaatttgataaaaaaatacaaatgatTAAATTGTAACGCTATTAATGAGGGGAGATAAATAACAGAATGCTAATGATAGGAAATGACGGGGAGAGTGAGAGTGAATTGGGCTGGGCTTTGCTCTCTTACTCACTCTCtatctctcatagaataactcATAATCTTCTAATACTAATTCTCTTTGTAAGCAAATTGATTATAAAACTTACTTTTATCACCACCATGATGACTGCGAGACGAATCTGAACCATATGCCCCATCCCATCTTGTTGGATCGGTGAGAAAATTACCAGAGGGTGCCGTTGTGGGTGGATATGAAactgtaaataaacaaatatacaaaaatattgaaaagtggGCAAATTAACCGGAGGTGAATAATATTGTGGACAATATTCTGGCTACAAATAATTGATACGATTTCAGTAAATAGTATTAAATATCcgtaaaataataacaattcaaATGTTTAGGGATATAAGAATGTGTacaagtgtatgtgtgtgtgtgactaTTTAATACCTATAGCATTTTGCATAAATAATGAAGTGTTCATTGGGTGATGGggataatttgaaatttaccACCTGTGTTGAGACCAAATAAATGATACAATTTTAAAAGGAGACAGTGGGTAAAAtactttgaaaataatttaaatatttttttacatttttgtgatatGTAAACGAGCATAAAGTAGATCCATTTAGGAGCTACTAATAAGCAGCTCGGGATTTGAAAATCACTGCATAGATTTATTC encodes:
- the LOC142226688 gene encoding uncharacterized protein LOC142226688, which codes for MKLTILNVGSGDDGIYKCVAKNPRGETDGIIRLYVSYPPTTAPSGNFLTDPTRWDGAYGSDSSRSHHGGDKNKTAGQNEVYGLPGQGEELSSGSMNVTAAIALGKRLQHLALLLILFVYRNC